One stretch of Gopherus flavomarginatus isolate rGopFla2 chromosome 2, rGopFla2.mat.asm, whole genome shotgun sequence DNA includes these proteins:
- the LOC127043741 gene encoding zinc finger and SCAN domain-containing protein 32-like yields MTESQKCKRAPAWTEQEVQDLITVWGDESILSELHSKRRNAQTFEKISKGMKDRGYNRDPQQSCVKLKELRQVHQKTREANGHCWSGPQTCCFYDELHAILGGAATTTPPLCFDSINGVACNRDADLGTRKMRRLKIAHSKEMEKLFSLTVRNCFSPWTWSQYPPNPPKAASQTLKVEKGPLLQMFLLP; encoded by the exons atgacgGAGTCCCAGAagtgcaaaagagctccagcatggactgaacaggaggtacaggatctgatcactgtatggggagacgaatccatactatcagaactccattccaaaagacgaaatgcccaaacatttgaaaaaatctcaaagggcatgaaggatagaggctataacagggacccgcagcagtcctgcgtgaaacttaaggagctgaggcaagtccaccaaaaaaccagagaggcaaacggccactgcTGGTCAgggccccagacatgctgcttttatgatgagctgcatgccattctagggggtgccgctacaacaaccccacccctatgctttgactccatcaatggagtggcatgcaacagggatgcggatttggggacaaggaagatgaggaggttgaagatagctcacagcaaagaAATGGAGAAACTGTTTTCCCTGACAgtcaggaactgtttctcaccctggacctggagtcagtaccccccgaacccacccaaggctgcctcccagacactgaaggtggagaagggacctctg ctgcaaatgtttctccttccttga